In a genomic window of Pedobacter sp. KBS0701:
- a CDS encoding cold-shock protein, translating into MQQGTVKFFNETKGFGFITPSNGDAEIFVHASGLIDNIRENDTVNYDVEEGRKGLNAVNVKVA; encoded by the coding sequence ATGCAACAAGGAACAGTAAAATTTTTTAATGAAACTAAAGGTTTCGGATTTATCACTCCATCTAATGGCGATGCCGAAATTTTTGTTCATGCTTCAGGCTTGATCGATAACATTCGCGAGAATGATACCGTAAACTACGATGTAGAAGAAGGTAGAAAAGGCCTAAACGCGGTAAATGTTAAAGTAGCTTAA
- a CDS encoding GxxExxY protein — protein MTKKEVTQLSYEITGFAIKVHKILGPGLLESIYERCLKYELKKTDILLLNNLCFR, from the coding sequence ATGACTAAAAAAGAGGTTACGCAGTTATCCTATGAGATAACAGGATTCGCAATTAAAGTTCATAAAATCTTAGGTCCAGGTTTATTGGAAAGTATATACGAACGCTGCTTAAAATATGAGTTGAAAAAAACGGATATACTGTTGCTCAACAATTTGTGCTTTCGGTAG